A portion of the Roseovarius sp. SCSIO 43702 genome contains these proteins:
- a CDS encoding 4-(cytidine 5'-diphospho)-2-C-methyl-D-erythritol kinase encodes MVEVFAPAKVNLTLHVTGRREDGYHLLDSLVMFADIGDRIVARPATETTLEVNGPLAGGVPVDDDNLVMRAAAMMGATGALTLDKCLPHAAGLGGGSSDAAATFRALSMLTDRPIPDTSDALRLGADVPVCLAGVTARMRGVGEDVTPLPDMPQLHGVLVNPRIPVLTNTVFANLERADNAPMPDEIPLGLDASAMIDWLSTMRNDLQDAAIAAEPVVQEVFSALEVTPGCLLTRMSGSGGTCFGLYADRETAQSAAGRLTETHPTWWSHAVVLGNATG; translated from the coding sequence ATGGTTGAAGTCTTCGCGCCGGCCAAGGTGAACCTTACGCTGCATGTGACGGGGCGGCGTGAAGACGGCTATCACCTGCTCGACAGTCTCGTGATGTTCGCCGATATCGGCGACCGGATCGTCGCGCGCCCGGCCACCGAAACCACGCTCGAGGTCAACGGGCCGCTGGCCGGTGGCGTGCCGGTGGACGACGACAACCTCGTCATGCGCGCGGCCGCCATGATGGGCGCGACCGGCGCGCTCACCCTCGACAAGTGCCTTCCGCATGCCGCCGGTCTCGGCGGCGGTTCGTCGGATGCCGCCGCCACGTTTCGCGCACTCTCGATGCTGACGGATCGGCCCATCCCCGACACGTCCGACGCGCTGCGGCTGGGTGCCGACGTGCCCGTCTGCCTCGCGGGCGTCACCGCCCGGATGCGCGGGGTGGGCGAGGACGTGACCCCCCTGCCGGACATGCCGCAGCTTCACGGCGTGCTGGTCAACCCCAGGATCCCGGTCCTGACCAACACCGTCTTCGCCAATCTCGAACGCGCCGACAACGCACCCATGCCCGACGAGATACCGCTGGGTCTCGACGCATCCGCGATGATCGACTGGCTCTCGACCATGCGCAACGATCTTCAGGACGCCGCGATCGCCGCCGAGCCCGTCGTCCAGGAGGTCTTCTCGGCGCTCGAGGTCACGCCCGGCTGCCTGCTGACCCGCATGTCCGGCTCGGGCGGGACGTGTTTCGGCCTCTACGCCGACCGCGAAACGGCCCAATCCGCCGCCGGCCGCCTGACCGAGACGCACCCCACCTGGTGGTCGCACGCGGTGGTGTTGGGAAATGCGACGGGCTGA
- a CDS encoding tetratricopeptide repeat protein produces the protein MSNRFLVTVVTALSLVPLSGTASAEVAPGAYLAARQARYNSDYAAAAEYLTQALLRDPENAELLDHATAAFVSLGRIRAAIPIARRIEELELQSQIANMTLVADLIKEEDYDSVIARVEEDRAISPLADGLLAAWAHLGKGDMSTALGLFDAVMKEPGMSDFAAYHKALALGTVGDFEGTVAIFSGDAVGEVQTTRRGAIAWAEALSQLERNEDAIKVIDDTFGKGLDPELADLRARLEAEERVPFSRVSGATDGVAEVLYSLGRALLQETSSEYVLVYSRLAEYLSPDHIDAQIMSAELLEDLGRYELATEAYARVPRDHPSFHVAEIGRAETLRRSGRLEAAAEVLNQLTKSHPNQPVVHVSAGDLFRQLEEFDKAVDAYDRAVEIYEEQDEPQWFVHYTRAISYERQGKWPEAEADFRRALELNPEQPEVLNYLGYSLVEKRQKLDEALDMIERAVEQRPESGAIQDSYGWALYRLGRYDEAVGPMETAASLSAVDPVINDHLGDVLWAVGRRTEAEFQWKRALSFITEDTPEQDIDPERIRRKLEVGLDEVLAEEGAAPIAVADDDG, from the coding sequence ATGAGTAATCGTTTTCTAGTTACCGTCGTCACCGCGCTATCCCTTGTCCCGCTTTCCGGGACCGCCAGCGCCGAGGTGGCACCGGGCGCATATCTGGCCGCACGGCAGGCGCGCTACAACAGCGATTACGCCGCGGCCGCCGAGTACCTGACACAGGCGCTCCTGCGCGATCCCGAGAACGCGGAACTGCTCGATCACGCCACGGCCGCCTTCGTTTCGCTTGGCCGCATCCGCGCCGCGATCCCCATCGCCCGGCGCATCGAAGAGCTGGAGCTTCAGAGCCAGATCGCCAACATGACGCTCGTCGCCGACCTGATCAAGGAAGAGGACTACGACAGTGTCATCGCGCGCGTCGAGGAGGATCGCGCCATCAGCCCGCTTGCCGATGGCCTGCTGGCCGCCTGGGCGCATCTTGGCAAGGGCGACATGTCCACCGCGCTCGGACTTTTCGACGCGGTGATGAAAGAGCCGGGCATGAGCGATTTCGCCGCCTATCACAAGGCGCTCGCGCTCGGCACGGTGGGCGATTTCGAAGGCACGGTGGCGATCTTCTCGGGCGATGCCGTGGGCGAGGTGCAGACAACCCGCCGCGGCGCCATCGCATGGGCCGAGGCGCTGAGCCAGCTCGAGCGCAACGAGGATGCGATCAAGGTGATCGACGACACGTTCGGCAAAGGGCTCGACCCCGAGCTTGCCGATCTGCGCGCGCGCCTAGAAGCCGAAGAGCGCGTGCCCTTCAGCCGCGTGTCCGGCGCCACCGACGGTGTGGCCGAGGTGCTTTATTCGCTGGGCCGCGCCTTGTTGCAGGAGACAAGTTCCGAATACGTCCTCGTCTATTCCCGCCTCGCCGAGTATCTCAGCCCCGATCATATCGACGCACAGATCATGAGCGCGGAACTGCTCGAGGATCTGGGCCGCTACGAGCTCGCGACCGAGGCGTATGCGCGTGTGCCCCGCGATCACCCCTCCTTCCACGTGGCCGAAATCGGCCGCGCCGAGACGCTGCGTCGCTCGGGGCGTCTCGAAGCGGCAGCCGAGGTGCTCAATCAGCTCACCAAGAGCCATCCGAACCAGCCGGTCGTGCATGTCTCGGCGGGCGATCTCTTCCGTCAGCTCGAGGAGTTCGACAAGGCCGTCGACGCCTATGACCGCGCCGTCGAGATCTACGAAGAGCAGGACGAGCCGCAATGGTTCGTCCATTACACGCGCGCCATTTCCTACGAACGCCAGGGCAAATGGCCCGAGGCAGAGGCCGATTTCCGCCGCGCGCTCGAGCTCAATCCCGAGCAACCGGAGGTTTTGAACTACCTGGGCTATTCGCTCGTGGAAAAGCGCCAGAAACTCGACGAGGCGCTCGACATGATCGAGCGCGCGGTCGAGCAGCGCCCCGAAAGCGGCGCCATCCAGGACAGCTACGGCTGGGCGCTCTACCGGCTCGGCCGCTATGACGAGGCGGTGGGCCCGATGGAAACCGCCGCATCGCTGTCGGCGGTCGATCCCGTGATCAACGACCACCTCGGCGATGTGCTCTGGGCCGTCGGACGCAGGACCGAGGCCGAGTTCCAGTGGAAGCGCGCGCTGAGCTTCATCACCGAAGACACGCCCGAGCAGGATATCGACCCCGAGCGCATCCGCCGCAAGCTCGAGGTCGGCCTCGACGAGGTTCTGGCGGAGGAAGGCGCCGCGCCCATCGCCGTGGCGGATGACGATGGTTGA